The Pseudogulbenkiania sp. MAI-1 sequence ACGAGCCTTTCGCCGCCAGCATGGCGACGTGGCTGGCCCAACATTCGGCACTGCCGGTCCGGCTCGCGCGCGAAGGGGATCAATTGGCCGGTGGCGTCGTCTGGCTGGCGGGGACCAACGATCATCTGGTGCTGAAGGACAGCCACCGGCTGGGCTACACGGCCGAACCGGCCGACTACGTGTACCGGCCGTCGGTCGACGTGTTTTTCCATAGCGTCAGCCGGCTCTGGGAGGGCGAAACCGTTGGAGTGCTGCTGACCGGCATGGGAAGGGATGGCGCCGAGGGCCTGAAGGCGTTGCGCGACCAGGGATGCCATACCATTGCGCAGGACCAGGCCAGCAGCGCCGTCTACGGCATGCCCAAGGCCGCGGCGGCACTGCAGGCGGCGGTGGAAATCCTGCCTGTGGACCGCATCGCCGCCAAGGTGGTCGGAGCCTTCTCCGGGAAGGCGTAAGGGACGATCATGCTCGAACTTCACCATAAGGACGCCGCCATGCCGCTATCCAACCGATACGATGTCATGGTGCTGCTGGTAGACGATCAGGCCATCATCGGCGAGGCCATCCGCCGGGCGCTGGCCAGCCAGCCGGATATCAACTTCCATTTCTGCAGCGATCCGGACGAGGCCATCCGGTGTGCCGAAGAGATCAAGCCGACGGTGATCCTGCAAGACTTGGTCCTGCCGGGGGCGGACGGGCTGACGCTGGTGCGCCAGTACCGCGACAACCCGGCCACGCAGGACATTCCCATCGTGGTGCTATCCACCAAGGAAGAGCCCGCCGTGAAGAGCGAGGCGTTCCGGCTGGGCGCGAACGATTACCTGGTCAAGCTGCCGGATCCGATCGAGTTGATCGCCCGCATCCGCCACCACTCGAAGGCCTATCTGAACCAGATCCAACGCGACGACGCCTACCGCGCACTGCGTGAGAGCCAGCAACAACTGCTGGAGATGAACATCGAGCTGTTGCGGCTGACCAATGTCGACGGTCTGACCGGGCTCAACAACCGGAAGCGCTTCAACGAGTACCTGGAGGCGGAGTGGAAACGGGCGGTGCGGGAACAGAGCCCATTCGCCTTGCTGATGATCGATGTCGACGACTTCAAGCGCTACAACGATACCTACGGCCACCTGGCCGGGGACGACATCCTGAAACAGGTGGCCGAGACCATCCAGAGAAGCCCCGAGCGCTCGACCGATCTGGCCGCGCGCTTCGGCGGCGAAGAGTTTGCCGTGATCCTGCCCGCCACACCCTTGAGCGGCACGCAATACCTGGGCGAAAAGCTGCGCCGCGACGTCGAGGCCCTGCACCTCGTCCACGAGGCATCCAGCGTTGCCGAGTTCGTGACCATCAGCGTGGGCGGGGCATCGATCACTCCCCAGCGCGGCGACTCCTCGCTCCTTTTGCTGGAAGCCGCCGACGAGGCCCTGTACGAAGCCAAACGGCTCGGGAAAAACCGGGTGATTACCTATCGGAGCAAGGCATTTCACGACAAAGAGAAGAAATGACCCCAGTCCTCTCCCGCCGGCAGCAGATTGCCTGCCGGGGCACACTGGGCTAGAATCTCGCCTCCATGCCCGGGTGGTGAAATTGGTAGACACAAGGGACTTAAAATCCCTCGCCGCAAGGTGTACCGGTTCGACCCCGGTCCCGGGCACCAAACTGAACTGAGCGACGAACGAGACCGTAGCGAGAGCTGCGGCTTTTTTGTATCCGGGTCGCCGCGACGCATTCATGCCGCCGTGGACGCCTGCAACGTGATGTTTCCTGTCCTCAAAAGGGCATTCCGAGTCTACCGGTGTTTCACTTTTGCCGGAGTTTTGGCATAAGATACGCCTTCTGTGGGCGTTACCGGTCCTGCCGGAGGTAGCGTTTGGGAATCGAGGCGGGCACGGGCAAGCCTCGGTCGGGTGGATGATATTCTGCCCGCCATCAACCGACTAGATTGAAGTTCATGAAGCCAAATACCGAAACGGCACTGGGTGCTGCTCTCAAGAGCGCGGTTCAGAGTCTGAGCAAGAAAAAGCAGACCGAAATGATCGCGGAACATGTTTACAGCAAGTTCGAGGTGTTCCGCCAATTCCGTCCGCTGGCCATCGGCATCCACGAAAGCCTGATCGCCGCCTTGCCGCAGTTCGATGCGGTGCTGATCGCCCGCGTGGTCGCCAACCATTGCCGCAAGCCGCGCTACATCAAAGCGCTGGCGCGTGGCGGCAAGCGCTTCGACCTGTCCTGTAAGCCTGCTGGCGAGGTGACGGCGGAAGAAAAGCAGGCCGCCGAGGGCCAGATCGCCGCCAAGGCGGCGGCCGTGCCGGCACCGGTCGAGCCTGCCGGCACCACGGCGGAGCAGGCGGCGGAATAAAGCCGGCCCGGTCGCCATCGAGAGAAAACCCTCCGTCAGCCCTGCGGGACCGGAGGGTTTTTCATGGCGCCCCCCCCCTCCTGTCATGGCGGAGCATGATGACGTTACACTAGGCGCCTGACTGTCAATCGCCAGCAGGCCACCATGTCCCAGCCCTTTCCTCCTTCCCGCTCCGAGACGCTGCTGCTGCGCCGGCGCCGCTACCACGTACGCCACTGGGGGCCGGACGATGCCCCCACTCTGTTCATGCTGCACGGCTGGATGGATTCGTCGGCCACCTTCCAGTTCCTGGTCGAGGCGCTGGGCGGGGGCTGGCACGTGATCGCTCCGGACTGGCGCGGCTTCGGCGATACCGAGTGGAACGACGGCAGCTACTACTTTCCTGACTACCTGGCCGATCTCGACGCGCTGCTGCAGCACTACACCCCCGACGCCCCGGTCACGCTGATCGGACACAGCATGGGGGCGATGATCGCCGGCATCTATGCCGGGGTGCGGCCCGAACGGCTGGCTCGGCTGGTCTGCATCGAAGGCTTCGGCCTGCCGGCGACGCGCCCGGAAGAAGCGCCCGGCCGCTACGCGCGCTGGCTGCGCGAGCAGCAGAACACGCCGGGCTACCAGCCGATCGGCACGCTGGACGAGGTGGCGGTGCGCCTGATCGAGCGCAATCCGCGCCTGAGGCCGGAGCGCGCCCGCTTTCTGGCGGCGGCGCTGACGCGCGAGGTTGACGGCAGGCTGAGCTACCGTGCCGACCCGCGCCACAAGATGGTCAACCCGGTGCTGTACCGGCTGGAGGAGGCCAAGGCCTGCTGGCGACGCATCGCCTGCCCGGTGCTGTGGGTGATCGGCGGCGACATGTGGGACCACCCCATGGCCAAGGGCGTGCTCTCCACGCTGGACGAGCGCCGTGCCTGCTTCGGCCGGCTCAGCGAAGTCTCCATCCCCGAGGCCGGCCATATGATCCAGTGGGAGCAGCCAGAAAGGCTGGCCGAGGCGCTGCGCGCCTTCCTGTCCGCCTGAGCCCCAAGCTCGCCACCGATATTGCTCTGCAACAATCGCTGCCATCTAGCATGGCTATCGTCAAATAGCGCAGGCTTGGCGACGAAATGCAGTGAATTCATCTGAAGCATTCCAAAAAATCATGCCTTTCATCCTGCACTGCACCATCGTTACGCGGTAGAATTCACCCCATGGACCACTGCGGCCAGGGCACACGCCGCGGACGGTCAGATAACAAGCAAGCCCGGCACAGTCCGGGCCCTTACCATTCAAGATCGATCGTTTGGAGAATCCATGACTCTGTTCAAGATGAGTTGCCTCGCCGTGGCCGTCGCCGGCCTCGCCGCCTGCGGCCAGAAGGCCGAACAAGCCGCCGACGCCGGCAACACCGCCCCCGCCGCTGGCGAGCTGGTGGTGAAGATCGGCCATGCCGGCCCGATCACCGGTCCGGCCGCCAACTACGGCAAGGACAGCGAGAACGGCGCACAGATCGCCGTGGAAGAGCTGAACGCCGAAGGCATCTCGCTCGGCGGCCAGAAAGTGAAGTTCGAACTGGTGTCCGAAGACGACCAGGCCGATCCGAAAGTCGCCACCCAGGTCGCCCAGCGCCTGGTGGACGCCCAGGTGGCTGGCGTCATCGGCCACGTCACCTCGGGTGCCACCATCCCGGCGTCCAAGATCTACTCCGACGCCGGCATTCCGCAGATCTCGCCGTCGGCCACCTCGCCCAGCTACACCCAGCAGGGCTACCAGACCGCCTTCCGTGTGATCGCCGACGATGCCGCGCAGGGCCAGGCTCTGGGCGCCTTCGCCGTGAACGAGCTGAAGGCCAAGAAGATCGCCATCATCGACGACCGCACCGCTTACGGCCAGGGCCTGGCCGACGAGTTCGAGAAGGCCGCCAAGGCGGGCGGCGCCGAGATCGTCAAGCGCGAGTTCACCAACGACAAGTCCACCGACTTCGCCGCCATTCTGACCACGCTCAAGGCGCTGAAGCCGGAAGTGATCTTCTTCGGTGGCATGGAAGCGCAGTCCGGCCCGCTGACCAAGCAGATGAAGCGTCTCGGCCTGACCGCCAAACTGCTGTCCGGTGACGGCACCCGCACCCCGGACTACTTGAAGCTCGCCGGCAGCGACGCCGAGGGCCACTACGCCTCCACCGCCGGCCAGCCGAACGACAAGATGCCGGGTTTCGCCAGCTTCAGCGAGAAGTACAAGGCCAAGTTCAACCAGGACGTGGCGGTGTTCTCGCCGTACAGCTACGACGCCGTGCGCACCCTGGTGGCCGCGATGCAGAAGGCCGACTCGGCCCAGCCGGCCAAGTACCTGCCGGAACTGGCCAAGGTGGAGTTCGCCGGCGTGACCGGCCCGGTGAAGTTCGACGCCAAGGGCGACCGCCTCAACCCGACCGTGACCATCTACCAGGTCAAGAATGGCCAGTGGGAAGTGGCCAAGGTGCTGGGTGGTGGTGCTGCTCCTGCGGGCAACGCCTCCGCCGCTCAATAAGCTTTAGCGCACGCCAGATAAAACGGCATCCGGGGAAACCGGGTGCCGTTTTTGTTGGTGGAGAGTGCCGGCGCATCAAGCGCCGGCAAAGCGGATCAGCCGGCTGCGGTCGACCGCGAGCCCGATGTCCTGCCCCGCCGCGAGCCCCAGCGGGAACTGCGCTGCTTCGCGCGCCGACAGCGTCAGCGTAAAGCGCGCTGCCTGCTGCGACACCTCCACCCGCAGCCCCTCGCTCAGGTTGTCCACCCGCTCCACCCGCGCCGGCGGATGCGCCGGCCCGAGCAGGAAGGCCTGCTCCGGCAGCACGCCGTCGTCCAGCACGTTGTGGTAGCCGATGAACGAGGCCACCCAGGCGTTGGCTGGCGCCGCCAGCAGCTCCTGCGGCCGGCCGCACTGCACCACCCTGCCCTGCTGCAGCACCGCCACGCGGTCGGCCAGCGCGAAGGCCTCGGCGCGGTCGTGCGTGACCAGGATCACCGGGATGCCGGCAGCGGCCAGCCGGGTGCGGAACTCGGCCTGCAGGCTCTGGCGCAGGTGGGCATCGAGGCTGGAGAACGGTTCGTCGAGCAGCAAGAGGCGCGGCGAGGTCACCAGCGCACGCGCCAGCGCCACGCGCTGCTGCTCGCCGCCGGACAAGGTCCACACCCGGCGCCCGCCGTAACCTGCCAGCCCCAGCTCGGCCAAGGCACGTTCGGCCTTTTCCAGCGCAGCACGGCGGGGCATGCGCCGTTCGATCAGGCCGAAGGCGACGTTGTCGCGCACGTCGAGATGGGGGAACAACGCGAAGTCCTGGAACATCAGCGCCACCTGGCGCGCTTCCGGCGCGAGCCCGGCAAGATCGACTCCCCCCAGGCGGATTTGGCCGGCGTCGGGCCGCTCCAGCCCGGCGATCATCTTCAACAGCGTGCTCTTTCCGCAGCCGGACGGCCCGAGCAGCGCCAGCGTTTCGCCGTCGGCCACCGAGAGCGACAGCTGGTCGGCCACCACGCGCTGGCCGAAGGCTTTGCACAGATTGACGAGTTCAAGCATGGTCGGAGTCCTTGGCCAGCCGCCCCGGCCATTCGATGATGACGAAGGCGCTCACGGCAAACAGCATCAGCACGCTGGACAACACCAGCGCTGCGTCGAGATTGGCCGCGCCGGGACGACCCAGCCGCTGGTAGATCAGCGTGGTCAGCGTGGTCCACTCCGGGCGCGACAGGAACAGTGTGACGGCGAATTCGCCCAGCGCGGTGGCGGCGGCGAACGCCAGCCCGCGCCGGAACGCCGGTAGCAGCAACGGCCACACCACGCGGGCGAAGGCGCGCGGCGCGCTGGCGCCGAGCGTACGCGCCGCCTGCGGCAGCTGCGGCGGCACGCCGTCCAGCGCCGCCGCCACGCTCTTGGTGATGAAGGGATACGCCAACAAGGCGTAGGCGCTGAGCAACAGCGTCAGGCTGGCGGTCCATGCCGGATACAGCAGCAGCAAGCCGAACGCCATGCACACCGGCGACAGCATGAAGGGCAGGAAGGCGGCGGCACGCAGCCACAGCCAGCGCTGCGCCACCAGCGCGTGCGCCAACCCCAGCAAGGCCGCCGCGCCGAGTGCCAGCGCCGAGAAGCGCAGCGTGTTGGCCAGCGCCGCCAGCGTGCCGCCCTCGCCCAATACCGCCCACGCCTCGATCCCGGCCGACAAGGCGCGGCCGGCCACCGCCAAGAGCGGCGCCGCGGAAAACAGCGCCAGTAAGGCCAGCGCGCCCGCCAACAGCCCCCGCTCGGCCCAGCCGGAGGCCGAGCGCGGCGGCAGCGGCTCGACCTTGCCCGGCGTGGCCAGGCGCCGCTCCAGCCAGGCGTAGGCGAGCGCCACGCTGCCGCTCAGGCACAGCAGCAGCAGCGCCAAGGCACCGGCGTCGGCCAGGTTGAGTTCGTACGCCACCAGCGAGTAGATCTCCACCTCCACCGTGGCGTAGCGCTGCCCGCCCAACAGCAGCGCCAGCCCGAAGCCGGAGAAGCAATACAGGAACACCAGGCACAGCGCCGACGCCAGCCAGGGCCTGACCACCGGCCACTCCACGCGCCAGAACGCGCGCCAGGCGGTGCAGCCGAGCGTGCGCGCCGCCGCCAGCCGCGAGGCCGGCACCGTGGCGAGCGCGTCGCTGGCGGCACGGATCACCAGCGGCAGGTTGTAGAACAGGTTGCCGTACAGCAGCAGCCACGGCGTGTCCTGCAGATTGAGGCCGGTGATGCCGTGCGGGCCGAACAGCGCCAGTACGCCCAGTGCGGCCACCAAGGTCGGCATCACGAACGGCAGCAGCAGCAGGCGCAGGATCAGTTCCCGGCCGGGAAAGGCGAAGCGCGCCAGCACCCAGGCCAGCGGCAGGCCGATGGCGAGCGCCAGCACGCAGGTGACGGCCGCCTGCGTCAGCGACCAGACCAGACGCCAGCGCAGGTAATCGTCGAAAAACAGGTTGGCCGACAGACCGCCGCCGCCCTCGAGCAGCAGCCGCGCCAACGGCGCCAGCGCCATCAGCGTGAGGAAGGCCAGCGGCAGCAAAGCCAGGGCCTGACGGGAAAACACGGCACGCATCGCGGCCTCAGTAGCCGGACTTCAACACCACCTTGGTCCACCGGCTCACCCAGCCGGCGCTCTTGGCTGCGATGGTCTTGCTGTCCGGCGTATCGTGCGCCGCCGGTTTCTCCGCTAGGGAGAACACCGGGTTCAGCTTGACACCGGACACCACCGGGTACATCCACATCTGCGTCGGCAGGTCGGCCTGCACCGCGTCGGAACGCAGGAAGTCGACGAACTGCTGAGCAGCCTTCTTCTGGCCGCCGCCCTTGACCAGCGCCACGCCCTCCACCTGCTGGAACACGCCGCCCTTGAGCAGCAGGTTGCCGGTCGGCGCCTCGGTCAGCTTCTCCTTGCTGTAGAACACCTCGGCCGCCGGGCTGGTGGCGTAGCTCACCACGATGGGCCGGCTGCCGCCGTTCTTGCTGAAATCGGTGTAGTAGGCCTCGCTCCAGCCCTTGGCCACCTTGACGCCGTTGTCGCGGAGCCGGCCCCACCAGGCGAAGGCCTGCTCCTCGCCCATCCCCTTGATCGTGGCGAGCAGGAAGGCCAGCCCCGGGCTCGAGGTTGCCGGGTTCTCCACCACCATAAGGTTCTTGTAGGCCGGGCGGGTCAGCTCGTCGAGCGACTTGGGCAGGGCCAGCTTCTGCTTGGCGAACCAGGCCTTGTCGTAGTTCAGCGTAACGTAGCCGTAGTCGACGCTCACCATCCCCGGCAAGCTCTGCTGCACGCCGACGCCGGCCGCGCTCGTGGTCGGCTCCAGCACGCCGGCCTGCTGTGCCTTGCCGATCAGCGTGTTATCGATGCCGTAGACCACGTCGGCGATCGGGTTGGCGCGGGTCAGGATCAGCTTGTTGAGCATCTCGCCGGCGTCGCCGGCCTTGATCACCGCCACCTTGACGCCGGACTGCTGCTCGAAACCGGCCAGCAGCTCCTTGGACAGCGTGAAAGAACTGTGCGTCAGCACACGCAGTTCAGCCGCGTTGGCACCCATAGCGGCCGCGCACAGCGCCAGCAACAGCGTTTTCTTGAACATCTTGGCATCTCCTTTCGGGTAGGTATCACGGCCCCAAAGAAGAAGGTGGACATGCCGGACGGCATCATCACGCTCCCTCCGCTGGCATGATCCAGATCAGGTTTGTGGGGTCTCTCTCAGCCACGACGAATCGCGGCACCCCCGGTGACGAAAAACGGCAGTATAGCGCCAAGCGGCTTGGGAGGGAGGCAAAAGCGGCGGCGGGAAAACGGGCGAAAAAATAGCCTGAAGGACGAATCCTTCAGGCGAGGCTTTACACACGTAAAAAAGAGGCCAAATAGAACTACGGGACAGGCACTCACGAATCCCTCAGAGCGGGACCGCCTGGATTCAATTGCAATCACCGTGCCAGGCTGCGTGCCGCCTTTTGCCGGGAGAGGGGCGGGATTTTTTTGCGCAATGCACAACAACAAGGCGCCGCTGCACCGCAACATGGCGAACCGGCACACCCCGGCTTCGCCCGGCCTGCGTTATGATTACGCCATGGATAGCCAGCCCAACACCAAGAAACCCGCTGCCGTGGCCACCGCCGAGAAGCCGGCGCTGCCGGCGCCCGAGAGCGAAGCCTACCTCGCCAGCCTGGCCATGCCGCTGGGCGAGACCGTCCTGAAGCTGTCACGCGATGGCGTCGAGATCTACGGCATACTGCATCGCAGCCGCGCCATGACCGGCCAGTCCGACTACTTCCGGCTGCAGTTCCGCGGCTTCGCCACCGCCATCGGCACCCAGTGGCAGGCCTTCGGCGGCGACGACGCGCAATTCCACACCGTCTACAACAGCGCCTGGGTGCGGGCCGACCATCCCAGCCGCTCGGCCACCTTCGGCCCCAAGGGCGGCGTCATGGTCAGCGAGACCTTCCGCCACGGCGGGCTGGATACCTTCCTGCAGGCCCAGGTCATCGGCTGGATCAAGGGCATCTACCCCGATTACGCCGTCAGCCCCGGGCTGGTGACGCTGCCGCCCAACTGCAGCGAGGACGAGCGCCTGCAGCGCAACGCCTTCTTCGCCCGCCAGGGCTTCGAGTTCGAATGGCAGGACAGCAACCAGAAAAACGCGCTGTTCTTCAAGGACAAGGTCAACAAGCTGCTTGGCGTATGGGACAAGAATCACATCACCGAATTCAGCGGCGAGGAAATGCTGCAGACCATGGCC is a genomic window containing:
- a CDS encoding diguanylate cyclase domain-containing protein, which translates into the protein MLELHHKDAAMPLSNRYDVMVLLVDDQAIIGEAIRRALASQPDINFHFCSDPDEAIRCAEEIKPTVILQDLVLPGADGLTLVRQYRDNPATQDIPIVVLSTKEEPAVKSEAFRLGANDYLVKLPDPIELIARIRHHSKAYLNQIQRDDAYRALRESQQQLLEMNIELLRLTNVDGLTGLNNRKRFNEYLEAEWKRAVREQSPFALLMIDVDDFKRYNDTYGHLAGDDILKQVAETIQRSPERSTDLAARFGGEEFAVILPATPLSGTQYLGEKLRRDVEALHLVHEASSVAEFVTISVGGASITPQRGDSSLLLLEAADEALYEAKRLGKNRVITYRSKAFHDKEKK
- a CDS encoding ProQ/FINO family protein; this encodes MKPNTETALGAALKSAVQSLSKKKQTEMIAEHVYSKFEVFRQFRPLAIGIHESLIAALPQFDAVLIARVVANHCRKPRYIKALARGGKRFDLSCKPAGEVTAEEKQAAEGQIAAKAAAVPAPVEPAGTTAEQAAE
- a CDS encoding alpha/beta fold hydrolase; this encodes MSQPFPPSRSETLLLRRRRYHVRHWGPDDAPTLFMLHGWMDSSATFQFLVEALGGGWHVIAPDWRGFGDTEWNDGSYYFPDYLADLDALLQHYTPDAPVTLIGHSMGAMIAGIYAGVRPERLARLVCIEGFGLPATRPEEAPGRYARWLREQQNTPGYQPIGTLDEVAVRLIERNPRLRPERARFLAAALTREVDGRLSYRADPRHKMVNPVLYRLEEAKACWRRIACPVLWVIGGDMWDHPMAKGVLSTLDERRACFGRLSEVSIPEAGHMIQWEQPERLAEALRAFLSA
- a CDS encoding branched-chain amino acid ABC transporter substrate-binding protein, producing MTLFKMSCLAVAVAGLAACGQKAEQAADAGNTAPAAGELVVKIGHAGPITGPAANYGKDSENGAQIAVEELNAEGISLGGQKVKFELVSEDDQADPKVATQVAQRLVDAQVAGVIGHVTSGATIPASKIYSDAGIPQISPSATSPSYTQQGYQTAFRVIADDAAQGQALGAFAVNELKAKKIAIIDDRTAYGQGLADEFEKAAKAGGAEIVKREFTNDKSTDFAAILTTLKALKPEVIFFGGMEAQSGPLTKQMKRLGLTAKLLSGDGTRTPDYLKLAGSDAEGHYASTAGQPNDKMPGFASFSEKYKAKFNQDVAVFSPYSYDAVRTLVAAMQKADSAQPAKYLPELAKVEFAGVTGPVKFDAKGDRLNPTVTIYQVKNGQWEVAKVLGGGAAPAGNASAAQ
- a CDS encoding ABC transporter ATP-binding protein yields the protein MLELVNLCKAFGQRVVADQLSLSVADGETLALLGPSGCGKSTLLKMIAGLERPDAGQIRLGGVDLAGLAPEARQVALMFQDFALFPHLDVRDNVAFGLIERRMPRRAALEKAERALAELGLAGYGGRRVWTLSGGEQQRVALARALVTSPRLLLLDEPFSSLDAHLRQSLQAEFRTRLAAAGIPVILVTHDRAEAFALADRVAVLQQGRVVQCGRPQELLAAPANAWVASFIGYHNVLDDGVLPEQAFLLGPAHPPARVERVDNLSEGLRVEVSQQAARFTLTLSAREAAQFPLGLAAGQDIGLAVDRSRLIRFAGA
- a CDS encoding iron ABC transporter permease, which gives rise to MRAVFSRQALALLPLAFLTLMALAPLARLLLEGGGGLSANLFFDDYLRWRLVWSLTQAAVTCVLALAIGLPLAWVLARFAFPGRELILRLLLLPFVMPTLVAALGVLALFGPHGITGLNLQDTPWLLLYGNLFYNLPLVIRAASDALATVPASRLAAARTLGCTAWRAFWRVEWPVVRPWLASALCLVFLYCFSGFGLALLLGGQRYATVEVEIYSLVAYELNLADAGALALLLLCLSGSVALAYAWLERRLATPGKVEPLPPRSASGWAERGLLAGALALLALFSAAPLLAVAGRALSAGIEAWAVLGEGGTLAALANTLRFSALALGAAALLGLAHALVAQRWLWLRAAAFLPFMLSPVCMAFGLLLLYPAWTASLTLLLSAYALLAYPFITKSVAAALDGVPPQLPQAARTLGASAPRAFARVVWPLLLPAFRRGLAFAAATALGEFAVTLFLSRPEWTTLTTLIYQRLGRPGAANLDAALVLSSVLMLFAVSAFVIIEWPGRLAKDSDHA
- a CDS encoding thiamine ABC transporter substrate binding subunit; this encodes MFKKTLLLALCAAAMGANAAELRVLTHSSFTLSKELLAGFEQQSGVKVAVIKAGDAGEMLNKLILTRANPIADVVYGIDNTLIGKAQQAGVLEPTTSAAGVGVQQSLPGMVSVDYGYVTLNYDKAWFAKQKLALPKSLDELTRPAYKNLMVVENPATSSPGLAFLLATIKGMGEEQAFAWWGRLRDNGVKVAKGWSEAYYTDFSKNGGSRPIVVSYATSPAAEVFYSKEKLTEAPTGNLLLKGGVFQQVEGVALVKGGGQKKAAQQFVDFLRSDAVQADLPTQMWMYPVVSGVKLNPVFSLAEKPAAHDTPDSKTIAAKSAGWVSRWTKVVLKSGY